AAAGCGTATAATAGCGCGGCTATAATTTTTAACATGCGGCTGTAtgatttaaaattcaaaaatgtaatttcttTAGAGAATGCTAGCAACATTCTCTgtaatcttttttttgtttttatttttatttctagtCAAGTGCCTCATATTCAAGTTTTACTtcattttggtttgttttgtatattttgCGAGGATAAGTCATCTTAGGATAACCATGGCGGCCATCGTTTGTTAGACGTTATGCaattacaaaataattttgcTAGCATTTCCCATAGCGGTAATAACGtaggaaaagtaaaaaatcaaaagcagGATAGTTGAAATAATATtggaacaaaacaaaacaacgcTAAATACTaaacaaataatgaaatgaTGTCTAACTTTAATGTGTAAATATAACTTatgattcaaaaaaataaataaataaatcatgatttatatttatttactgtGTAAATTCCACATTGAAATATTAAGTACATAAAATGATGGTGCTTAGTGTAACAATTTCAGTATACATATGCAAATTAATTTTCAGGTTtcaattgaaagaaaaagaaagaaatcctAATGAAGTTGTAGCATAACAGAGTATTTGAAACAGAGCATTTGCGCCCAAAACTGGAATTCGATCTGTACAGTTATGCAAACCCTTACCAAGACTAGGTCACCTTAAAGCTACCTTGCAACCATTTGACCTGCGTTTGCAGCCCAGAATCTGTCAAAGCATTCAAGGCTGACCGATAAAGCCTCCCATCTAAGCCTGTTCCTTCTGATTTCATATCTCGCAGAAGCTTCACCAACTCATCAACTCGACCGGTTTTCGAGAAAACCCCAACCATCATTCCAGCCATGGCCTTGTCTAAAACACCCCCATGGATCCTAAACTCATGGTAATATCTCATGCACATTTCAAAATCTCCTGCCTTGTTGTAAGCACCTATAACAGTTGTGTAGCTTACTTTATCTGGTGCAACCTTCCTTCGCTTCATTTCTGTCCATAGCTTTGAAACTTGCCTCAAATTATTATCCCTTCCATGCATATCCATCAAAGAATTGTAAATCCATACATTTGGCTTGCACCCTCTTTCTTTCATCTTCGCCACAAGTCTCATTGCATCTCTTGGCCTTCCTGTTTTCCCGTACATTACAACCATGCTAGAATAAGCCACTACACATTTATCAAACCCCTTTTCCTCCATCTCTCTAAAAATCATTTCAGCCTTGGAGTGAAGCCCCAGACGACAATATACGTTGATAATCGACGCGTATGTCACTTGTCCTGGCTCACATCCCATTAGCACCAAATCTTTGAAAACTTTTACCGCAGTCAGCAACCTGTTTTTCCTGGAGAAGCCACTAACAACTGCGCAGCATATATTGTCCGAAACTCTGATATTTGCACCCTTCATCGCCTTAACTACTCCAAGAGTCTTCTGTGTCAACCCTGTTTCCACATACATTGATATAAGTCTTAAAAATACAGACGGATCCCTCAACATTTTCTTGGTCTCCGCTTCCTCAAAAAGCTCTTCAGCCACCTCCACTTCTCGGATGCTCGCGAATGAGCTAATCAACACAGAGTAGATCTTTGAAGAGTCTAAAGAAATTCCTTCCTTTGTCCTACTTCGAAAAACTTCCAGAGCTTCAAAAGGCTGTCCCAATTTGGTCAGTGACTCACATAGAATTCCGTATATTTGAGTTGAAAATGGGGTAAAATCCAATTGCCTACTTCCTAGTTCATAAAACAATTCAACAACTTTTCTACTGTCGCCTTTCTTGAAATAAGCTTCCATGATCCGGCAATAACATCCAGAATTTGGAACAATTCCATTAGATTTCATTCGTTCAAACAGAGAAATTGTACTTTTGAACATATGAAGCTCATTATAGCCTCTCATAGCGGAATCAAAGGCCGGGACAgcaacatcatcatcagccTTAAATACTTCAAGCAAAGTCCTAaccattttgaattttctagcTCTAATGCAGCTAGCGATCAGCCTAGAGCAAGTATAACTATCAGGCAGTACATGGTAATTCTTAAAATCATCACAAACTGAAAGCACTGAACCCCATTTCTTGGAACGTATCAAATACCTTATTAGATGCTCAAATGTTGATTTGTTTGGTATGAATTCTGGCCTCTTCTTTTTCGCTTTCTCATACTGTTCATACGCAAATTCTTCAGTCTGACGATCTTGAAACAACCCACATAGAAAATCGTTCAAGTTATCAGCATCCGGGGTTGAAAATTCTTCTTGGGGATCTGGAAACTTCAGGTCCAATTCAATGACTGGCAAAGTGGTGGATGCTTCGTCTTCTAAGATCGGAGAGTGACAACCTGAAGAATTTACATTGAAAACTCGGAGATTATAGCAGGGGATGGAAAACGAGGAACTGGTTTTGCAGGATGTGAAGAAGTTGAATTTGTGGGTTTCTCTGCATGATATCACGCAAGCCAAAGACCAGTCTGCCGAACTTGCAGCAGAACTGGAGATGGCCATTGCAGATAAGGCTTCAATAAAATGAGTGGGACTGAGAGAATGTGGCTTTCTTCTCCTACACTACATATATACCTTATCCCCGACTGGATTTTGCCATGCTTTGTAAATATTACGAGCCACTAGTAATGTGACACTCggaaattatttatttattttttggtcgaaaCTCGGAAAATTCAAGGACATAAAAATATCGGTCAAAACGAAGGCCACGTGACGTCCAATTCTTTGTGGAAAGATTGACTAATAAACATGTCACgaatttatcagatttttgttcaaatttttgtggagatgaaagggcttcttcttcttccctatGTTTTTGGAGCAAGGAAAGGGCTTCTTCTTAGTCAGTTTTGTTCTTAATTTTAGTTATGAAAAAACTAATGTGCAGCACCAAAAATAATCAAAGGTAATGTTGTAATTTTGTTAATTGAACAATGTATGATGAGGAAAATCAAACTCGAATGCAAATAAACAGGAGCATATTGGGTTTGTCAAGGGCCTAAGCAACAATTCTTTTTTGCCCTTTGGTTTGATAAATTTAGAACTACCTAATTAATTAG
The window above is part of the Prunus dulcis chromosome 1, ALMONDv2, whole genome shotgun sequence genome. Proteins encoded here:
- the LOC117616808 gene encoding pentatricopeptide repeat-containing protein At5g13770, chloroplastic; its protein translation is MAISSSAASSADWSLACVISCRETHKFNFFTSCKTSSSFSIPCYNLRVFNVNSSGCHSPILEDEASTTLPVIELDLKFPDPQEEFSTPDADNLNDFLCGLFQDRQTEEFAYEQYEKAKKKRPEFIPNKSTFEHLIRYLIRSKKWGSVLSVCDDFKNYHVLPDSYTCSRLIASCIRARKFKMVRTLLEVFKADDDVAVPAFDSAMRGYNELHMFKSTISLFERMKSNGIVPNSGCYCRIMEAYFKKGDSRKVVELFYELGSRQLDFTPFSTQIYGILCESLTKLGQPFEALEVFRSRTKEGISLDSSKIYSVLISSFASIREVEVAEELFEEAETKKMLRDPSVFLRLISMYVETGLTQKTLGVVKAMKGANIRVSDNICCAVVSGFSRKNRLLTAVKVFKDLVLMGCEPGQVTYASIINVYCRLGLHSKAEMIFREMEEKGFDKCVVAYSSMVVMYGKTGRPRDAMRLVAKMKERGCKPNVWIYNSLMDMHGRDNNLRQVSKLWTEMKRRKVAPDKVSYTTVIGAYNKAGDFEMCMRYYHEFRIHGGVLDKAMAGMMVGVFSKTGRVDELVKLLRDMKSEGTGLDGRLYRSALNALTDSGLQTQVKWLQGSFKVT